GGCGTGCCACCGCTCGTCTGCACCTCCGGCGTGTTCGGCCGCGGCGGTGGGGGCGTGCCTCCCGCCATGGCGAGCCGGGGATTGGGGACGCCCGCGATCTCCGCCAGCTTCTCGCCCACGTTGTCGAGCGCCTTGCGCAGCGGCTCGATGTACCCGGCCACGTCCTTGTTCTGCGAGAGCTTCTTGAAGAAGCCATCCAGGTCCGCGCCCTTCAGCGCGTCCAGGGCCTTCTTCGCGGCCCCCGAGTCGGCGGCCTTGAGCGCGTACTTGGCGCCCTTGCCCACCGCGTCCCCGACGCCGGGGATCAGCGAGACGAGCGAGAGTCCTGCCTCCAGGTAGTTGCCGCGCGCCGCGGAGATGCCCGCGTTCACGAGGTCCGCGGCCTCACCAATGCCCGGAATGAACCCGACGACATCCAGCGCGGTCTGCAGCCCGTCCAGGAAGCCATTCCCCGAGTCCTTCTTCTCGCCGGGCGGAGGAGGCGTGGGCGAGGCCCCAGGCGACGGTGAGGGCGTGGGCGACGGCGTGAAGCTGTCTGTCGTTGGCAGTCCACTGGGACGAGCCGCCGGAGGCTTCGCGCCCGGAGACGCCTCGGGGGAAGGCTTGGGCGGAGGCGGGTTCGGCTTGGGAGTGGGGGTCGCTCGATGTTTGGGAGTCTTGTCGATGGCCATGTCCAAGTCCGCGGAAACGATGCAACGTTCGATGAGGTTATCGCGCAGGGGACGCTGGGGTTGCGGCGACCTCGTGAATCATTGCGAGTCGTGTGGCGCGAGCGCTGCCTGGATGAGCGGCAAGGCGCGTTCTCGGATTCTCGCAGAGAGGAAATCCTCCGCCATGGCGTCGAGCGAGCGATAGGCGAGGGGAAACGCCAGCTCCAGGTCCATGAGCACGTCGAGGACCACCTCATCGAGAAGGGGTTCGACCCGGTCCCGTCCGCACTTGGAGAGCGCACTGGCGATGCGGGCGGGGTTGACCAGCCGTGCGGACCAGCCCGCCAGGGCTTCCACGGAGAGCGGTTGGTGGGGGTTCCATGCCTCGCTCTCGTCGAAGCGGCCCTCGCTGAACTCCTCGATCTTCCGTTTGAAGGAGGCGCGTGCGCTGGGGGGGACGCGCTGATCGCTCTTGATGACGAGCCCCTCGGCCACGTTGTCGGCGATGGGCGGCAGGCCCAGCAAGCCTGGGACCCGTGTCGGGCCGCGCGTGGGGACGGTGTCCATGTCGGAGCGAGTCCCTCGCCGGAGGACGGGCGGCGTCAGGACTCCCGCGTCGCTGGCCACGGCCTCCAGCTCGTGGTGGGCCAGCAAGGTGCCCTCGTCCTCGTCATCGCGAGCGACCAGGACATCGAAAGGAGACCAATGCAGGTCCGGCGCGTACCAGATACCTGTCTGCACGGCGGACAGGCCCGGCACGGAGGGCACCGCTGGGTGGGGGTAGTGTCCGCCGAACAGCTCACCGTAGAAGTACACGGTGCTGGCCTCGGCCTCTAGCGCCTGGGTCATGCGTCGGGCCGCGGCCCCCAGTGGCGCGCGCAGGAGCTGCCAGCCAAAGAAAGACTCTTCCTCGGACAGCCACGCCTTGCGCTTGCCGAACCACACCTGCCCCGCGCGCACCGCGATGACGAGCTGCGCGCCGTGAATCTTCTCGAGCGCGATCCAGGCGCCGCCAGGGCTGGGTTGGGACCTGGGCTCCCCAGAGGCGGGCATCTTGGCGTAAGGCCGGAAGCGCGGAGGCTGTTCCATGGACGGAAGAATGCCCGAGAAGGGGACTCGCCGCTGCCTGACAAGCGCCTGGACATCACGCGACTTCCCGTTGTCCACGAAGGCCTACAGCTGCTGGCCCTCGCTGCTCACGCGTTGGTGGCGCGGCTCCCGCTCCTCCTCCGCGAGCGCCCGGAGCGTCTTCTCCGCGAGCCTCAGGCCCCACTGCTCGCCCAGCCGCATCGCCTCCTGCATCACCACCGGCTGC
This is a stretch of genomic DNA from Archangium violaceum. It encodes these proteins:
- a CDS encoding RNA ligase family protein, producing MEQPPRFRPYAKMPASGEPRSQPSPGGAWIALEKIHGAQLVIAVRAGQVWFGKRKAWLSEEESFFGWQLLRAPLGAAARRMTQALEAEASTVYFYGELFGGHYPHPAVPSVPGLSAVQTGIWYAPDLHWSPFDVLVARDDEDEGTLLAHHELEAVASDAGVLTPPVLRRGTRSDMDTVPTRGPTRVPGLLGLPPIADNVAEGLVIKSDQRVPPSARASFKRKIEEFSEGRFDESEAWNPHQPLSVEALAGWSARLVNPARIASALSKCGRDRVEPLLDEVVLDVLMDLELAFPLAYRSLDAMAEDFLSARIRERALPLIQAALAPHDSQ